The Hippoglossus hippoglossus isolate fHipHip1 chromosome 16, fHipHip1.pri, whole genome shotgun sequence genomic sequence TAATACTCGTACTCAAAAGTAACAAGGTATTTCTCTCGATGTCCTCTATCAGAGTGATGAGGATGAACCAGATGTTGAAAGCGACTTTGACGACGGGAGTTTCTCAGTGTCTGATGGCTCCAATCGCAGCAACCGCCCTAAGAAGAAGCCCAAGAGCgcgaagaaaaagaagaaaggttGGCATGAAAATATCACAGAGTTAATAAGCCTGCTCTGGAGGTTTTGCTTTGTCAGATGAAGGCTACTGCTGCTCTGATCATCTACCTCCACGCACCTCACtttcttctgcctcttttctGTAAACGTCCTTTCTCAGTGGAGACGGAAGACGGCGATGGCTACGAGACAGACCACCAGGACTACTGCGAAGTGTgccagcagggaggagagatCATTCTGTGTGACACCTGCCCGAGAGCCTATCACATGGTCTGTCTGGACCCCGACATGGAGAAAGCACCTGAGGGCAAGTGGAGCTGCCCACACTGTGTGAGTACTGTAATCTCACCCCTCAGCGCCGTGCACAGAAGGCCACGAGGTTGTACGTTAGATAAGACTGGGCCCCGATTCCTGGAGTATGAACCAGCTGGGCAGAAATGACACCTGTCATTAAAACACTGTTGTGTGGAAGTGTATGAATTCACGCAAAGTTGCACTGACGCTGCCAACTGGTTGGAAATTGCATTTTTGCTGCAGgattttgacacattttttttgtgccttctctttttctctttgtcctctggtgcccccccccccccccccccaccccaccccctttGCTCATGTTTCCCATCTATCCTCTCCTGCTCCCCACCACATGCCTTATCCTCCCCCCATCCTCCATTTCCTCTTCTtgttcctcccctccctccctctgcaaTGGctccacatgcacacgcacacattgcacacacacccctccaaCCTTGGCTCTCCCCCCACTCCCCTCCCCTTTTTCCTTTCACTCCGTTCCGCATACCTTCCCTGCCTGTctgccccccgccccccccccttcttctcgGACACACTcacgcgcacacatgcacactcacacacatatccaCTTCCCTCTGTCTGTAATTCTGCCACCAGGAGAAGGAGGGCATCCAGTGGGAGGCCAGAGATGAGCTCTCCGAGGctgaaggggaggaagaggaagacaggagggatgaaggggtggaggaggaagatgaccACCACATTGAGTTCTGCCGGGTGTGCAAGGACGGAGGGGAGCTACTTTGTTGTGACACCTGCCCCTCCTCCTATCACATCCACTGCCTCAACCCTCCCCTCCCCGAAATCCCCAACGGAGAGTGGATCTGCCCCCGCTGCaaggtgagtgtgtttgagtctgtgaGTGCATGTGCTCACGTGGGCGTGCGCAGTTTCCATCTTGTGCAGATTTTTACTGGAGATGAAGagcttctcttcttcttgtgtatatatatgtattttagaCAAGTTACATCAGTCATCATTTAGCTGATTTCTCAGGTCAAATCTCATCATTCATATACTAATTTCTTATTAGtgataaatcattttttcaTTGATAAGCATCTATTCCTTAatttccccctcctccctcatttCCTAACAGTGTCTACCAATGAAGGGAAAAGTCCAGAAGGTTTTGATTTGGAAATGGGGGGAGCCACCAGCCCCCATACCTGTCTCCCGGCCTGTCGACCTGCCTGCTGATGCTCCTGATCCCCCTCCGCTGGTGGGACGCAGAGAGAGGGAGTTCTATGTCAAATGGTGCAATTTGTCCTACTGGCACTGCTCTTGGGTGCAGGAGCTACAGGTACACACGCTCTGTGAAACTGAATCCACCTGTAGTTGTGAATGTGCTTTTTAGGCTCTTTGGTGTGGGATGTGTTTCTGTTCCCTCTCCTCACATttgtaacacacaaacatagtcTTGTCTCAGATGTCTCCTTTTAACCCCCTGTCACTCTTTCCTAGTTGGAACTGAACTGCCAGGTGATGTTCCGTAACTACCAGAGGAAGACTGACATGGACGAGCCGCCGCCTGTGGACTTTGGAGGCGAGGGCGTTGAGGTCAAGAGCAccaagaggaaacacaaagatcCTCTCTTTGTTCACATGGAAGAGGAGTTTTACCGTTATGGAGTCAAGATGGAGTGGTTGATGATCCACCGCATCCTCAACCACAGGTAGGAAACATAATCTCATTAGAAATATGCAGTTTATccataaaaagaaatgtgtttattataaatgtttataacTAAAAGAATTTGGATTTTTGCCTTAAAATAGCTGTTTTAATagattaatattcatgaggtcttgatgtgtatttttatagtTAATAGCTCATATAACTcattaaaagagaaaactgaaattGACAATATAATGGGGTTTCAATTAAATCTAATTTCACCCTATCAGAAAGCAAACCCAGTAACTCCCTCTTTTTTCGTGTTAGTGTTGATAAAAAGAGCAACGTACATTACCTGATTAAATGGAGAGATCTGGCCTATGACCAGTCCACCTGGGAGAGCGAGGAAATGGACATTCCGGAGTTTGACACCTACAAACAGACATACTGGAATCACAGGTATGCTGAGACTTAACAAAGTGTCACACAGTGgttttcaaagtgtgtttttcctcttaaCTGCCATTTTTGTCCTTAAAGAGAGTTGTTGGTGGGTGAAGAGGCCAGACCTGGCaagaagctgaagaagctgGTAAAAGTCAAGAAGGCAGAGCGGCCGCCGGCTAATCCAGTCATAGATGTAAGTAGTATTAAACTTGGAAccaaaaaaaatactttatttgttCCAAACACAACCATGGTCACTGTTGAACTGCTCTTGCCATATTTAGTTTAAATTATTGATTAGAAAATAAAGGTTTGCTGTCAGGTGTATTTCCCTGTCAGAATGAAAAGTAACATGAGTCACAGCAGATGTGGAATTGATATTCCTCCGGGTTTATTTCATGCAGCCCACCATCAAGTTTGATCGTCAGCCTGACTACCTGGAAAGCACAGGAGGCACGCTGCATCCTTACCAGCTGGAGGGGCTGAACTGGCTGAGGTTTTCATGGGCTCAGGCCACCGACACCATCCTGGCCGATGAGATGGGTTTAGGCAAGACTGTACAGACGGCGGTCTTTCTCTACTCATTGTACAAAGAGGTAAGGAGCTGTGAATGTTGTGCAAGGGTTGTCACcatttttgcttttaatttgaatgattGACCCCCATTCTATGTATGCTAACAAAATAAACGCAtgtttctgcatgtttttgtcCAGTCTGCCCTCCCCTGGCGTTAAGTGTAAGTCGGTGGGTTTCAGACATGTGACACACAGTAACTCTGCCCAATAAAGGGGATGAGTTCAAAGTAAGGAACTCTATCCTAAAGGCAGGGCAAGACAAATatgtctgtttattttacatgtcTTGTTTGTTATCTATAACATATTACACAGTTAATGTTGATCCCACCTGTCTTCCGCTGGTACAGGGTCACTCCAAAGGCCCGTTTCTGGTCAGCGCTCCCCTGTCGACCATCATTAACTGGGAGAGAGAGTTTGAGATGTGGGCCCCTGACATGTACGTGGTGACCTACGTAGGTGACAAGGACAGCAGAGCCGTCATCAGGGAGAATGAGTTCTCGTTTGAAGGAAATGCCATCCGGGGTGGAAAAAAGGCCTCTAGGATgaaggtaagaaaaaaaaaagaaggagaaagtgaTGATACCAAATGAGCTTTATTACACTTAAATCCTGTGACTACTTCTTAATCTGTTCTGCAGCTTAACTAATGTCCAACTGTCCCTGTGCTTTACAGAAAGACTCAACAGTCAAGTTCCATGTTCTGCTGACATCCTATGAATTGATAACTATTGACCAGGCTGTACTGGGCTCCATTGAATGGGCCTGTCTGGTTGTAGATGAAGCACACAGACTCAAGAACAACCAGTCCAAGgtaagaaaaaacacagctttacatatgtggttgttttttgaAATTACTTTGTGTGTCCACAAGTTTCAGTTGCATGTAAAAACCATGCCTCCGCATATGATACGCATATGATAAGTGCACAGGACAGTGTCACGAGTGCAAACCCATACTCCCTGCAAAACACAGGGCTGAGAAGAGCTGCATACCATTTTGCAAATTATTATATCAActgttatatattgttttatcttttttattttcactattAAAAATTCAACATGATTTTCCTCTGCCTTTCTTCTTCGTCTGTCACTAGTTCTTCCGAATCTTGAACAACTACCCGCTgcaacacaagctgctgctgaccGGCACTCCTCTACAGAACAACCTGGAGGAGCTCTTCCACTTGCTGAACTTCCTGACCCCAATGAGATTCAAGTCAGTGTGTTGCCACAGCACATGTGGCTTTTGTTGCACACACAAAGTTGATGACCACACTGACTCGcgctctgtgtttatttatgttttcttttctttttctctgcagcaacCTGGAGGGGTTTCTTGAGGAGTTTGCGGACATCGCCAAAGAGGACCAGATCAAGAAGCTGCATGACATGCTGGGACCACACATGCTCAGGAGGCTGAAGGCTGATGTTTTCAAACACATGCCCTCCAAGACTGAGCTCATTGTGAGAGTGGAGCTGAGCCCCATGCAGAAGTATGTGATATGTGACCTACATGTCATAGACTCAAGATTTGCCTTTTTAGATTGTTATTTTAGGATAATGTGGTTGATAAAGTCGGAATTCTCCCCATGTGCACAGTATAGTTTCCTTTTTCTGatccatttcttcttcttcttgtaacCCAGGAAATATTACAAGTTCATCCTAACACGTAACTTTGAGGCCCTGAACACTCGTGGAGGAGGAAACCAGGTCTCGTTGCTCAATGTGGTGATGGACCTCAAAAAGTGCTGCAATCACCCCTACCTCTTCCCTGCTGCTGCCATGGTATGATTCATGACTTTCAAACAGTTCCGGTACTGGGTGCATGTTGTGTGGTAGCACTTATTAATGCCTTTGTATTGAAACTTTTTATGTGCAGTCAGTTTGATTGGCTTGTCCCTCTGACCGCAGGAGGCAGCAAAACTTCCAAATGGCATGTATGAGGGCGCTGCTCTGACTAAGGCTTCAGGAAAACTGATGCTGCtcatgaagatgatgaggaagcTGAAGAATGGAGGCCACAGAGTTCTGGTCTTCTCTCAGATGACTAAAATGCTGGACCTGCTGGAGGATTTCTTGGAGAATGAAGGTTACAAATATGAGAGAATTGATGGAGGAGTCACTGGCAGCATGAGACAGGAGGCCATTGATCGTTTTAACGGTGAGACATGCACATAGACTGTCTGTGTTGGCTGTAAACAGCAGCTATGGTATCCTGTCAGGGTTGTAGTTGTCTTTctcactgttatttatttttctgatctTCATCCCAACAGCTCCCGGGGCTCCTCAGTTtgctttcctcctctccaccagaGCTGGTGGTTTGGGCATTAATCTCGCCTCTGCTGACACTGTCGTCATTTACGACTCTGACTGGAACCCCCACAATGACATCCAGGTATGGAGGCCTTAACTACAACCTTGTATCcatgtcatgtttatttatttggacATTAGTTAAATATACTGTTTGTTTCTTAAAGGCGTTCAGCAGAGCTCACCGAATTGGCCAGAACAGGAAGGTGATGATTTATCGCTTTGTCACCAAAgcctctgtggaggagaggataACACAGGTCGGTGAAAATACACACTACAAGAAATTAAACATGCCTCTTAAAACTATGTCAAAATTCTTTTAAAACCTGCTCATCACTTTGTCTTCCACTGACTTTCCTTCCACCAGGTGgcgaagaagaagatgatgctCACCCACTTGGTGGTGCGGCCTGGTCTTGGCTCTAAGACAGGCTCCATGTCCAAGCAGGAGCTCGATGATATCCTCAAGTTTGGAACTGAAGAGTTGTTTAAAGGTGAATTCGGAGAAGGTGAGTCGACTTAAACCCACATACATGTTGAGTGACAGTTGAATTTAActgtttatttcatatttaaccTAAATAGAATAGGTTTAGCTTATTTTGCAAtttctgtgtcacctctcaaggattaaaatgtttttttatctgtgagGGCCATAATAAAACTAGTGGCCAACTTTGCACAGTAAACCTGGAGTCTGAATTAGAACGATCCACTTCAGTCTGATCGGACAGACGTTACAGGAAGTGAATTAGGTTTTTGCCTCCctccttttttatttgactcgtcctcttcttctttcaggGGACAACAAAGAGGATGACAGCAGTGTGATCCACTACGATGACCGCGCGATTGACCGCCTGCTAGACAGGGACCGGGACGCCACGGATGACACTGAGCTTCAGAGCATGAACGAATACCTCAGCTCCTTTAAAGTGGCCCAGTACGTGGtcaaagatgaagaagatgaggtATTTGGTAAAAAATGGTTACGTGAATATATATCTCACTATGATGTTAGATTTTGATCAGGCTCTGTAGTAGTCTCTCTAAAATTGTAGGTCCTATTTACAGCATTTTCGTCCTAAATACAGACACCAAGGTTAGACCTTGATCTAACATTATTCTTCAGACAtattttttcctatttttaCCAGCATAAAATGTCTATAATtgttaaaaaatctaaatctgcaGACTTACTTATGATTCCTAGTATTTTCCACATGATTGAGTTTTTTCTTgctttgaggaggaggaggtggaaaggGAGGTGATCAAGCAGGAGGAAAGTGTTGATCCTGACTACTGGGAGAAACTGCTTCGACACCACTACGAGCAACAGCAAGAAGATCTCGCCCGAAATTTAGGCAAAGGCAAAAGAACTCGAAAGCCAGTCAACTACAATGACGGCTCCCAGGAGGACCGAGGTATAAGACAGGGTACAGAAAAACATATAATGCaacctctttgtgtgtgtgtgtgtgtgtgtgtgtgtgtgtgtgtgtgtgtgtgtgtgtgtgtgtgtgtgtgtgtgtgtgtgtgtgtgtgtgtgtgtgtgtgtgtgtgtgtgtgtgtgtgtgtgtgtgtgtgtgtgtgtgtgtgtgtgtgtgtgtgtgtggtgtgttggTGTAATATTGTAGGAGATGCAGGGAGTGCATAGCCTGAAGTTTGTGTTATGACTTTAGATTGAGTATAGTAACATTTTACTAGTTATTTGAAATGCAGATTTCCTTTCTTagattaaatatttgatttatttgctgAATAAAGCACAGGGTTATAACAAACATCAACAATCGAACTGTCTATGACCACGATAGCCACAaagagaatatttattttgaaaattgtctACTGACTTTAATGACGAAGACAAACTAGCAGTGAAGAATTGCTCCTGCTTTTTTGGTGTATTTAGCTGTTCAGTCAGTGTAGAGTCAGCTCATCAGCTGGGTTTTAAAACATCATTACACGGTGCGTCAAAATAtccagtttatttttcttaatgtAAGAGTTAATCAAGGACAAAATATTCCTGTTTAAGTAATTAGTAAAAATGTGGCTTTGATAAAGTAGCTCCCCCTCTTAATTGAAAGCAGACCCATGTGTAGTTCAGACGTACTTTAACTAGTATTAGATTTGATATAAAATTAAGTCCAGGCAGTACAAAGTTTTGTCCTTTTATTTGCTCCCTCCTTCATATTTCTCCTTGTGCTTTTTTTCAGACTGGCAGGAGGATCAGTCGGACAACCAGTCTGATTACTCGGTGGCCTCAGAAGAAGGTGACGAGGACTTTGATGAACGGACAGAAGGTAAGATTAACTGTTttactgtgtgggtgtgttttgtttgtgtttgtttgtgtgtgtgtttgtgtgtgttttgatggtAGAATGGGTCATGTCACTGCTCTTAACTTTGTGAAGACAGATATTTTAGTCATCGTGTTGTTTTTTCAAGTTTAAGAATTGATCCCAACAACTTACAGTAAAGGTACAGTAATACTTCCTGATTCTAACGAATCTCTACTCTCCCAGCCCTGGTTGTCTCATTCACTAACGTCCTTCAAACCGTCCCTGCAGCTGTTTATTCAGATTCAGACGACAGCTACGATATCCTCATTGACAACATCTACAACTCAAGTAACGGCCCTTGTAGCTGCGTCATCTGCACTCTACGTAGAGGGGCAcgaaaagacagaaagaaaaagaaaaaggaagaaaagaggaggaaaaaaaacaaagacacagggaaagaaatgtaaaatcaaCGGTTTCTCAACCAGCTGAACTGTACCTGC encodes the following:
- the chd4b gene encoding chromodomain-helicase-DNA-binding protein 4 isoform X2, whose protein sequence is MSGSEDDREDFGAADEPSLPHDEDEPAGVMSEVEEVPKSKKKKKAKKSSRESRSSKRQRPVREELPVSSPEHLIGVEAVERDADEGGVRSESEGSDYAPGRKKKKRLSSAKEKKKGGGAGEKGGSSSSKSKRKDPEPEDDDDDDDDCQPKSSSQLLEAWGMKDIDHVFTQEDYSSLTNYKAFSQFVRPLIAGKNPKIAVSKMMTLMMAKWREFSTNNPLKGCATANAALAAANVAAAVENMVVAGTDGGAETGAAPSPKPTPTPVAAPTPPAPPAPPLRKAKTKEGKGPNARRKSKPTPKPPPKPKPKKVAPLKIKLGGLNSKRKRSSSDEDEPDVESDFDDGSFSVSDGSNRSNRPKKKPKSAKKKKKVETEDGDGYETDHQDYCEVCQQGGEIILCDTCPRAYHMVCLDPDMEKAPEGKWSCPHCEKEGIQWEARDELSEAEGEEEEDRRDEGVEEEDDHHIEFCRVCKDGGELLCCDTCPSSYHIHCLNPPLPEIPNGEWICPRCKCLPMKGKVQKVLIWKWGEPPAPIPVSRPVDLPADAPDPPPLVGRREREFYVKWCNLSYWHCSWVQELQLELNCQVMFRNYQRKTDMDEPPPVDFGGEGVEVKSTKRKHKDPLFVHMEEEFYRYGVKMEWLMIHRILNHSVDKKSNVHYLIKWRDLAYDQSTWESEEMDIPEFDTYKQTYWNHRELLVGEEARPGKKLKKLVKVKKAERPPANPVIDPTIKFDRQPDYLESTGGTLHPYQLEGLNWLRFSWAQATDTILADEMGLGKTVQTAVFLYSLYKEGHSKGPFLVSAPLSTIINWEREFEMWAPDMYVVTYVGDKDSRAVIRENEFSFEGNAIRGGKKASRMKKDSTVKFHVLLTSYELITIDQAVLGSIEWACLVVDEAHRLKNNQSKFFRILNNYPLQHKLLLTGTPLQNNLEELFHLLNFLTPMRFNNLEGFLEEFADIAKEDQIKKLHDMLGPHMLRRLKADVFKHMPSKTELIVRVELSPMQKKYYKFILTRNFEALNTRGGGNQVSLLNVVMDLKKCCNHPYLFPAAAMEAAKLPNGMYEGAALTKASGKLMLLMKMMRKLKNGGHRVLVFSQMTKMLDLLEDFLENEGYKYERIDGGVTGSMRQEAIDRFNAPGAPQFAFLLSTRAGGLGINLASADTVVIYDSDWNPHNDIQAFSRAHRIGQNRKVMIYRFVTKASVEERITQVAKKKMMLTHLVVRPGLGSKTGSMSKQELDDILKFGTEELFKGEFGEGDNKEDDSSVIHYDDRAIDRLLDRDRDATDDTELQSMNEYLSSFKVAQYVVKDEEDEEEEVEREVIKQEESVDPDYWEKLLRHHYEQQQEDLARNLGKGKRTRKPVNYNDGSQEDRGIRQDWQEDQSDNQSDYSVASEEGDEDFDERTEANARRPNRKGLRNDRDKPLPPLLARVGGNIEVLGFNARQRKAFLNAVMRYGMPPQDAFTNQWLVRDLRGKSEKEFKAYVSLFMRHLCEPGADGAETFADGVPREGLSRQHVLTRIGVMSLIRKKVQEFEHVNGQWSMPWMAELEENKRAAALAAGEDPKTPSSGTPADTQPNTPVPEDLSKSEDKEDIKKEGEDSKGAKKAEDPEIIEIPDESEKSPEAEKKEGETDSAAGKEEKEKETVDGDEVKEKEAEDTSKEKEEKDQTSDTGEKDTPAVKGEGSEGKPDSEEDKSKAEDGKDEKMDTTPPSEEKKEQKEEKDGVKTDETGKLQNGESTKEGGTAAPVVNVTEEKKKATKQRFMFNIADGGFTELHSLWQNEERAATVTKKTFEIWHRRHDYWLLAGIIQHGYARWQDVQNDVRFAILNEPFKGEMSRGNFLEIKNKFLARRFKLLEQALVIEEQLRRAAYLNMTEDPAHPSMALNTRFSEVECLAESHQHLSKESMSGNKPANAVLHKVLKQLEELLSDMKADVTRLPATIARIPPVAVRLQMSERNILSRLASRGPDLTAQNQSQTSQQMQVPR